The DNA window TGAAAACATTGTATCTTAATCTTAGCAGTTTTCTTTCTCTTTACAGAAGGAAGTTTGGATTACCAGTGGGACTCTTGTCTTAAAGGTTACATTCAGATAAACAGTGTAAGTCAACAAGAGATAGAACTATGGTAAAATGcaattacaaccttattctaaacctatTTTCACAGCTGGATTTTATTGGAATGAACTTAATAGGGACCACCAAATTTACTCACATgaacctctactctctctttcccactcctctTCCCCCATGCCCAGCCTCGCCATCTGTCTAATGGCAGTGAGGCTGATAGTGATGAGGACGGGGCCATACTGGAGGTGTGTCCCGGTCAGAAGTTCCAGGTGTCGGAGCTGTTGTCTCACCTGCTGGCTGCGCCGGCACCCACCAACGATGTGCTGCTGCAGCCTTATCTGGCTAGTTGGGACGAGCTTATCAAGTAAGCCCATCAGACAGGACATGCAGACACAGAGACCAGACTCCAGCCAGTCAATACACTCACTGGCTGAATAGAAGGGACATTCACATCCGCTTGAATGAACCAGGCTGAATGAACTCTAAACAGAGATGTGGATTATTTGGGCTCTGTGTGGTTGTTGAttgcttctctcctcctcctgctccatccTCTGTGACAGGTTCATGGAGGCTCTTGGACCAATGGTTGGACTCATATCTCAGGAGATTGAAGCCAAAACTTCCATAATCCGTGACCTGACCCTGCGGGAGGCAGGTAGCAGCGATGAGGGAGAAGTGGGCCTAGCCTTGGGGTTGGTGTCTGGTACCAGAGCGCATAGTGgtggacaggaggagacagaggccTCAGTGGCAGCACCAAGCAGTACCTACCTGTCTTTGCGCTCTATGATCCACACTGAGTTGAGCCGGGGCCTGGTAGACTTCCAGCAGATGACAGAATCTGGGTGTCGTACTCTGCTCCGGCTGCACCGGGCCCTGTTGTGGCTGCAGGTCTTCCTGGAAAAGCTGGGGGAGGGGCCTGTGGGCGGCCGGCTGCGGAGCCCCTCGGAGCTCTGCCGTGAGGCCTATCAGCACACCCTGGCCCACCACCACTCCTGGTTTGTACGCAGGGCAGCGGAGATAGCCTTCATCGCCATGCCTGAGCGGAGCTTCTTCTACAGGCTGGTGTGTGTGACGAACCAGGAAGAGGCCAGCGTGGTGCTGAACAAGGTGGTCCGGGCCATCGGAGAGGTGTATGACAGAACTCAGGGGGTCCTGGAGGAGCATGGCATGCTGGACCTGCCGTAGGAgaagagcgggggggggggggggttctgtgtcTGAGGGACCAGCCACATCTGGACATTACAGTAACActcttttcacactactgagccgaaccaggctgagctgagctgtactgCGCTGGCCAGGTTACGCATCCATTATGGTTGGAATTATACTGGTAAGGACAATGTGAAAATAGAATAGCAAAACCAGCACATTACTGTTCGGGTTTGCATAATAGCATGAATTAGGTCTTACAGTCTATCCCCTGGTGCCTTGTTCCATATGCTGTACTATCTTTTATCAGGCTAAAGTTCACATGTGTGCAAGACCAATGAGCTGCTCAATTAATCATGAGTGAGTGCTCTCAACAGAGTTTACCAAAAGGGCCAATTTGTATTAGGGGCCATATGACCAAAGTGCTGGAGAAAACAATCAACTGAAGCTAAATGTCTTCATTGTACAAGTCAAGTCATTGTTATGTCACTGTTTGTCTGTGTGAGATCACGCACTGGACTTGTTATGGTGTTGGAAGACCATAgactggttgaaaaacaagtaaCGTATCATGTATTGTTGTAAATTCTGAAGATGTTGCCAATGTAATTCCATAGGTCAGtgattgttgtgttgttgtatgttgATGTGTAATTCAGCATTGCCATCATTGAATCAAAAGCCAATCACAAGGCAAAGGACTTTGTCCATGACCCACATTGTGATTATGTAATACTTTTATATGGGATCATTTGTGAAGATCTTCTAGGGCTGCTGGACACATCAGATGGACTTTATTCAGGGTTCTCAAAACCACATTTACAATGCAGTGATTCACtgatcttagctactgttgtagtTATGGTTTAAGTACGTATGCATTACTACAAAATTGACACTGCAGAAGTAATATTtttgagtctggatctgagtacctcccgtACAATTTTGAGAATGGAAATACATTCTAGAACAGGGATGGgtaactttgatgggggtgggggccacaaaacatctgaactcatcatggGGTGCCGCAGTGGCTCACCGGTCTGCGTGTCGACATC is part of the Oncorhynchus clarkii lewisi isolate Uvic-CL-2024 chromosome 10, UVic_Ocla_1.0, whole genome shotgun sequence genome and encodes:
- the LOC139418323 gene encoding glycolipid transfer protein domain-containing protein 2; protein product: MGIKGKAALAIVVLLFFLGSMWLQGSLDYQWDSCLKGYIQINSPRHLSNGSEADSDEDGAILEVCPGQKFQVSELLSHLLAAPAPTNDVLLQPYLASWDELIKFMEALGPMVGLISQEIEAKTSIIRDLTLREAGSSDEGEVGLALGLVSGTRAHSGGQEETEASVAAPSSTYLSLRSMIHTELSRGLVDFQQMTESGCRTLLRLHRALLWLQVFLEKLGEGPVGGRLRSPSELCREAYQHTLAHHHSWFVRRAAEIAFIAMPERSFFYRLVCVTNQEEASVVLNKVVRAIGEVYDRTQGVLEEHGMLDLP